One window of the Streptomyces sp. ITFR-21 genome contains the following:
- a CDS encoding N4-gp56 family major capsid protein yields MASGITGTPVLSPTPTAYQAANSSMLTPAIQHVWSKEILFQAMPVLRFEQFFVKKTELGTAPGLSVSFMRYRSLDGAQQLVEGVRMETHALSAEQITITVAEHGFAIAVTELLLNASFDDVMASGARLLGRNMATYLDSMCRDTLLGAPSVLYGYDKMATWSAGAPRTPLSPYDRGMFADSEATLTTNGGFYFTAALVKDAVETLSSRNVPRLGETYVAFIHPHQSRRLRDDPEFIHVTQYAAPGNFMLGEIGRLNDVVFVETTQVFQGNTTPPATPQLGTNIPQGTAQSWGGQPARSASGSTPAIPAVNAQPSNPNAPSNPIYRALVIGDNAAGHAISLPVELRDGGVLDFGREHALAWYSIWGLGLITDYAVVQCATN; encoded by the coding sequence GTGGCAAGCGGAATCACGGGAACTCCGGTTCTCTCCCCCACCCCGACCGCCTATCAGGCGGCGAACTCCAGCATGCTCACACCAGCAATTCAGCATGTCTGGTCGAAGGAAATTCTGTTTCAGGCGATGCCGGTGCTTCGCTTCGAACAGTTTTTTGTGAAGAAAACAGAGCTTGGGACCGCTCCGGGCCTTTCCGTATCGTTCATGCGATACCGCAGCCTCGACGGCGCCCAGCAGCTCGTAGAAGGCGTCCGCATGGAGACGCACGCGCTTTCCGCTGAGCAGATCACCATCACCGTCGCGGAACACGGATTCGCCATCGCGGTCACGGAGCTTTTGCTCAACGCGTCTTTCGATGACGTCATGGCGAGCGGCGCCCGTCTTCTCGGACGCAACATGGCGACATACCTCGACTCCATGTGCCGCGATACCCTTCTCGGCGCCCCGTCGGTCCTCTACGGATACGACAAGATGGCCACCTGGTCGGCCGGCGCACCGCGCACTCCGCTTTCTCCCTACGACCGGGGGATGTTCGCGGATTCCGAAGCAACCCTGACCACCAACGGGGGTTTCTACTTCACGGCTGCGCTCGTGAAAGACGCAGTCGAGACGCTCAGCAGCCGCAATGTCCCACGTCTCGGCGAAACGTACGTGGCATTCATCCATCCTCATCAGTCCCGGCGACTGCGTGACGACCCCGAATTCATCCACGTCACCCAGTACGCGGCGCCCGGAAATTTCATGCTGGGGGAAATCGGGCGCCTCAATGACGTGGTCTTCGTGGAGACCACACAGGTATTCCAGGGCAACACCACGCCGCCCGCGACTCCGCAGCTCGGGACGAACATCCCGCAGGGAACCGCCCAGAGCTGGGGCGGTCAGCCCGCCCGGAGCGCATCCGGATCAACGCCCGCCATTCCGGCCGTGAATGCCCAGCCGTCGAATCCGAACGCCCCGTCGAATCCCATCTACCGTGCCCTGGTCATCGGGGACAACGCGGCTGGCCACGCAATCTCTCTGCCGGTGGAGCTGCGCGACGGCGGTGTTCTGGACTTCGGCCGTGAGCACGCACTGGCCTGGTACTCGATTTGGGGACTCGGACTCATCACGGACTACGCCGTCGTCCAGTGCGCCACGAACTGA
- a CDS encoding phage portal protein, which translates to MTGTDYRLLRFKIKYKFWGTSLEGTRAVYTYTEIITDEYIEEYVNDELLDARENPLGTIPIVHIRNIEISGSPWGLSDIVDLIPLNREYNEKCTEISDIVNYHAAPVTIITGAKASHLEKGARKIWGGLPKDANVFNLENGVDLNGPLAYLELIKRAMHELTGVPETALGQAQAISNTSGVALSIQFFPLMQRYSLKQTNYTHGLRRINELVLRTLFLYEPECRVYDPNTQGIRVSDDQPLVIDPRDLGVYNTTVDWPPPLPVDVLVKLNEVQAKLALGLESKRGALRDLGETFPGEKMQEIFDERLTEAKEDGALEYIKAQIASAILRKTGLPPEGVESPPPAPAASGSSGSGNAGATSAGPLPGVPGVGQGKDTESVLSELVTLSKGTKLAQRRNPEND; encoded by the coding sequence ATGACCGGGACCGATTATCGACTCCTCCGGTTTAAGATCAAATACAAGTTTTGGGGTACTTCCCTGGAGGGCACGCGCGCCGTCTACACGTACACCGAGATCATCACGGATGAATACATCGAGGAGTACGTAAACGACGAGCTTCTCGACGCCAGGGAGAATCCGCTCGGCACCATCCCCATCGTGCATATCAGGAACATCGAGATATCCGGTTCGCCGTGGGGCCTCTCAGACATCGTTGACCTGATCCCGCTGAATCGTGAGTACAACGAGAAGTGCACGGAGATCAGCGACATCGTCAACTACCACGCGGCTCCCGTCACCATCATCACCGGTGCGAAGGCAAGCCATCTGGAAAAGGGTGCCCGCAAAATTTGGGGTGGGTTGCCCAAGGACGCGAACGTTTTCAACCTGGAAAACGGGGTCGACCTGAACGGCCCTCTCGCTTACCTGGAGCTGATCAAGCGGGCCATGCACGAGTTGACTGGTGTTCCCGAGACCGCACTCGGCCAGGCCCAGGCGATCTCGAACACGAGCGGGGTGGCCCTGAGTATTCAGTTCTTCCCGCTTATGCAGCGCTACAGCCTCAAGCAGACGAATTACACCCACGGGCTGCGCCGTATTAACGAACTCGTCCTGCGCACTCTCTTCCTGTACGAGCCCGAGTGCCGTGTCTACGACCCGAACACCCAGGGCATCCGCGTGTCCGACGACCAGCCGCTCGTGATCGACCCCCGCGACCTCGGGGTCTACAACACCACAGTCGACTGGCCGCCTCCGCTCCCAGTCGATGTTCTGGTCAAGCTCAATGAGGTCCAAGCCAAGCTCGCATTGGGTCTGGAATCGAAGCGCGGTGCACTACGAGACCTCGGGGAGACCTTCCCCGGCGAAAAGATGCAGGAGATCTTCGACGAGCGGCTGACCGAGGCTAAGGAAGACGGCGCGCTCGAATATATCAAGGCGCAAATCGCCTCAGCTATCTTGCGCAAGACGGGATTGCCGCCGGAAGGTGTGGAAAGCCCGCCTCCTGCACCTGCCGCTTCTGGCTCCTCGGGGTCCGGAAACGCAGGAGCGACAAGCGCTGGCCCGCTTCCCGGAGTACCGGGAGTGGGTCAAGGCAAGGACACCGAATCGGTTTTGAGTGAACTCGTGACGCTGTCGAAGGGCACCAAATTGGCCCAGCGACGGAACCCGGAAAACGACTGA
- a CDS encoding terminase large subunit domain-containing protein, with amino-acid sequence MGTPLDATEHELTLGLPEEPEAVPDSATTDAALVSDIIDKIIIVIDELSGHPLRPYQLPFARRILESLILEDSAKLTALWSRQSGKSETVADVISGAAIMLPRLAQVFPDLLGKFREGLWVGVFAPTDEMSETLFSRIVGRLTSERAADILADPEIDEKLVARGKVLHLKRCGSLIRKQTAHPKAMIEGQTYHLVVIDEAQAADEKVLNKSIGPMLASTAGLMVMTGTPTYTKSGFYEQIQKNRRNATRKGRRQDHFQVDWKTVAKHVPRYKKFVQSEMDRLGEESDEFKLSYRLVWLLDKGMLVTSDRFDALGDTSMRAVQEWHRSPVVVGIDPARKTDSTIVTVCWVNWDYPDEYGNFEHRVLNWLDLQGMDWETQYYRIVEFLNHYSVFAIGIDSGGLGDVVASRLRVLMPYAQILDLKSDRTSQTRRWAHMMDLMSKGLVVWPAHAKTRATKNWRNFRQQMEDAELNYQGPHIIVAAPEVDAAHDDYVDSLSNALYLTADLTMPEVEMHNAPW; translated from the coding sequence ATGGGGACGCCGCTGGACGCTACCGAGCACGAGCTGACCCTTGGCCTGCCCGAGGAGCCAGAGGCCGTGCCGGATAGCGCCACCACCGACGCGGCGCTCGTCTCGGACATCATCGACAAGATCATCATCGTCATCGACGAGCTGAGCGGGCACCCCCTGCGGCCGTACCAACTCCCTTTCGCCCGACGCATCTTGGAGTCCTTGATCCTTGAGGACTCCGCGAAGCTGACCGCGCTGTGGTCACGCCAGAGCGGGAAGTCGGAAACCGTCGCGGACGTCATTTCCGGTGCGGCCATCATGCTGCCGAGGCTTGCGCAGGTCTTTCCCGACCTGTTGGGAAAATTCCGCGAGGGACTGTGGGTCGGCGTCTTTGCTCCCACCGACGAAATGAGCGAGACGCTCTTCTCTCGTATCGTCGGCCGGCTGACCTCCGAAAGAGCGGCAGACATACTCGCCGATCCAGAGATCGACGAGAAGCTGGTGGCGCGCGGAAAGGTTCTGCACCTCAAGCGCTGCGGCAGCCTGATCCGGAAACAAACGGCACACCCGAAGGCCATGATCGAGGGCCAGACATACCACCTCGTCGTCATTGATGAAGCCCAGGCCGCCGACGAAAAGGTGCTCAACAAAAGCATCGGACCGATGCTTGCCAGCACCGCCGGCCTGATGGTGATGACGGGGACCCCCACCTACACGAAGTCGGGGTTCTACGAGCAGATCCAGAAGAACCGCCGGAATGCCACCAGGAAGGGCCGCAGACAGGATCACTTCCAGGTCGACTGGAAGACGGTTGCGAAGCATGTCCCGCGTTACAAGAAGTTCGTGCAGAGCGAGATGGACCGGCTCGGCGAAGAGTCCGACGAATTCAAACTTTCTTACCGGCTGGTCTGGCTCCTTGACAAGGGCATGCTCGTCACGAGCGACCGTTTCGACGCCCTCGGTGACACGTCCATGCGTGCGGTCCAGGAATGGCATCGCTCCCCTGTCGTTGTCGGCATCGACCCTGCCCGGAAAACGGACTCCACCATTGTCACGGTCTGCTGGGTCAACTGGGATTACCCGGACGAGTACGGGAACTTCGAGCACCGCGTGCTGAACTGGCTGGACCTTCAGGGCATGGACTGGGAGACCCAGTACTACAGGATCGTGGAGTTCCTGAATCACTACAGCGTATTCGCTATCGGGATCGACTCCGGCGGTCTCGGTGACGTCGTTGCGAGCCGGCTGCGCGTCCTGATGCCATACGCCCAGATCCTGGACCTCAAGAGCGACAGAACCAGTCAGACCAGGCGCTGGGCTCACATGATGGACCTCATGTCCAAGGGCTTGGTCGTGTGGCCGGCACACGCCAAGACACGGGCCACCAAGAACTGGCGCAATTTCAGGCAGCAGATGGAAGACGCCGAGTTGAACTATCAGGGGCCCCACATCATCGTCGCCGCCCCCGAAGTGGATGCAGCCCACGACGACTACGTTGACTCACTCTCCAACGCCCTGTACTTGACGGCGGACCTCACCATGCCCGAGGTCGAAATGCACAACGCCCCCTGGTAG